AGATAGGAGGAGAAAGAAAAGTGAATGTATTAAGAGATCTTTTAAGAGATGGGAAATTTAGATTTGGCTTTATAGTTATATGTATCCTTTTATTCTTAGCCTTTTTATCTTTCTTTTGTCCCTATGATCCCACAAGATGGAATATTTTTCCACGGGATCTTCCTCCTTCTTTTCAACATATCTTAGGAACAAACTCAAAGGGACAAGATGTCTTTTGGGAAGCAACCTTTGCCATAAGAAATTCTCTTATTATATCAGTAATTGCAGCACTATTCTCACGAATAATTGCTATAATTGTAGGATTAGTTGCAGGATATTTAGGAGGAAGAGTGGATAGATTTTTAATGTTCTTAAGTGATAGTTTCCTTATCTTACCTCTTCTTCCCATATTGATATTGATATCCTCTCTAATAAAAGGTCATTTAAGTTTATTTTCTTTAGGTATTCTTCTTGGGATATTTGGATGGCCTTGGGATGCAAGATTAATAAGAGCTCAGGTTCTAAGTTTGAGAGAAAGAGAATTTACATATACTTCTATTTTGTCAGGTTATTCAACTCTAAATTTAGTAATAAAAGAGTATTTCCCCTTTGTTCTTCCTTTAGTGTTCTCCACAGTAATTAACAATATGGGATGGAGTATAGGATTAGAAGTAACATTATCTATTTTAGGATTATCAAATCTTGCCATTCCTACCCTTGGAACAACCCTTCACTGGGCAATAAATTATCAAGCTATGCTTCTTGGCATTTGGTGGTGGCTACTAACTCCCATTGTAATTTCAGTGTTTTTATTCATAAGTTTATATCTTCTTTCCGTAAGTATAAGTGAATATTC
This DNA window, taken from Dictyoglomus sp., encodes the following:
- a CDS encoding ABC transporter permease, which produces MNVLRDLLRDGKFRFGFIVICILLFLAFLSFFCPYDPTRWNIFPRDLPPSFQHILGTNSKGQDVFWEATFAIRNSLIISVIAALFSRIIAIIVGLVAGYLGGRVDRFLMFLSDSFLILPLLPILILISSLIKGHLSLFSLGILLGIFGWPWDARLIRAQVLSLREREFTYTSILSGYSTLNLVIKEYFPFVLPLVFSTVINNMGWSIGLEVTLSILGLSNLAIPTLGTTLHWAINYQAMLLGIWWWLLTPIVISVFLFISLYLLSVSISEYSDPRTRIQRIGIAKE